The following proteins are co-located in the Paenibacillus sp. JNUCC32 genome:
- a CDS encoding glycoside hydrolase family 88 protein, with product MWSNAIQDAVEKIRKNMDAFGARFPHVSRDGAYLLNDNDDWTNGFWSGLLWLCYEYTGDEAFRLGAKRTVEDFRRRFAGKKVLDHHDIGFLYSLSSKAEWIVEKDESARQLTLQAADLLLKRWRPSGGYIQAWGPEGDEQEGGRIIIDCLMNLPLLFWAGQQTGKSQYREIAIMQAEKTRRYLVRGDDSSYHTFFFDPHTGEPIGGATHQGYTNGSTWTRGQAWGVYGFALAYRYTGNHAYLDTSKRMARYFLEHLPEDHVALWDFNAPVTAETYRDSSASAIVAAGLLELIGHLEEGDPERAGFEQGLKDSMTSLVRHYSTIGQEAEGLLQHGSYHVRGGLSPDDFMIWGDYFYLEALIRLETGSKGYWYER from the coding sequence ATGTGGAGCAATGCGATTCAAGATGCCGTAGAGAAAATCCGGAAGAACATGGATGCCTTCGGGGCAAGATTTCCCCACGTCAGCAGGGACGGAGCTTATTTGCTGAATGACAATGACGACTGGACGAACGGCTTCTGGAGCGGCCTGCTCTGGCTGTGTTATGAATACACAGGCGACGAGGCCTTTAGATTGGGAGCAAAACGAACAGTGGAAGATTTTCGCCGCCGCTTTGCAGGAAAGAAGGTGCTTGATCATCACGATATCGGGTTCCTTTATTCCTTGTCCTCGAAAGCGGAATGGATCGTCGAGAAGGACGAGAGTGCCCGCCAGTTGACGCTTCAGGCTGCGGATCTGCTGCTGAAACGCTGGCGTCCAAGCGGAGGATATATTCAAGCGTGGGGTCCGGAAGGAGACGAACAGGAAGGCGGCCGCATCATTATCGATTGTTTGATGAATCTGCCGCTGCTGTTCTGGGCGGGACAGCAAACCGGAAAGTCCCAATATCGGGAAATTGCAATCATGCAGGCGGAGAAGACAAGGCGCTATCTCGTACGGGGAGACGACAGCTCATACCATACCTTTTTCTTCGATCCCCATACGGGGGAGCCGATCGGCGGTGCCACGCATCAAGGCTATACGAACGGTTCGACCTGGACGCGGGGACAAGCATGGGGGGTATATGGCTTCGCGCTGGCTTATCGATACACCGGAAATCATGCATACCTAGATACTTCCAAACGAATGGCCAGATACTTCCTAGAGCATTTACCGGAGGATCATGTCGCCCTTTGGGACTTTAACGCTCCCGTAACCGCAGAGACTTACCGCGACAGCTCGGCTTCCGCCATCGTGGCAGCGGGCTTGCTGGAACTGATTGGACATTTGGAGGAGGGGGATCCAGAAAGAGCCGGATTTGAACAAGGATTGAAGGATTCCATGACCTCACTGGTCCGCCACTATTCCACGATCGGCCAAGAAGCGGAGGGTCTGCTGCAGCATGGCTCTTATCATGTGCGGGGCGGCTTGTCCCCGGATGATTTCATGATCTGGGGAGATTATTTTTATCTGGAAGCTTTAATTCGGCTGGAGACCGGCAGCAAGGGGTACTGGTATGAACGCTGA
- a CDS encoding ClbS/DfsB family four-helix bundle protein → MQTYPSKEAFIAEIRRTYKLFDQEFDDVPEDKKNHRIGEVDRTPQEMIAYQLGWLSLVMSWERDERAGIEVTTPAPDYKWNQLGALYQRFYQAYDGYSLEELRSMLKQRTDEWCEWINRLTEEELFRPGVRKWTVTSANWPMWKWLHINSVAPFKSFRTKIRKWKKFVA, encoded by the coding sequence TTGCAAACGTATCCGAGCAAAGAGGCTTTCATTGCTGAAATTCGACGAACGTATAAGCTGTTTGACCAAGAATTTGATGATGTCCCGGAGGATAAAAAGAATCATCGCATTGGCGAAGTCGACAGAACGCCGCAAGAAATGATCGCCTATCAGCTTGGTTGGCTGTCTCTCGTCATGAGCTGGGAGCGGGATGAACGAGCCGGCATCGAAGTTACGACGCCGGCCCCTGACTATAAATGGAATCAATTGGGGGCGCTGTATCAGCGTTTCTACCAAGCGTATGACGGCTATTCTTTGGAAGAATTGCGTAGCATGCTGAAGCAGAGGACGGATGAATGGTGCGAATGGATCAACCGGTTGACCGAGGAAGAGTTGTTTCGTCCGGGCGTTCGAAAATGGACGGTAACCAGCGCCAACTGGCCGATGTGGAAATGGCTGCACATCAATTCCGTCGCCCCTTTCAAAAGCTTCAGAACCAAGATCAGAAAGTGGAAAAAGTTCGTCGCGTAA
- the thrS gene encoding threonine--tRNA ligase, with protein sequence MSIVVTLQDGSKKEYPAQTTMIQIAESIHSGLKKNAVAAKVDGKLVDLNRELREDAEVSIITLDSEDGLYVYRHSTAHLMAQAVKRLYGSESVHLGVGPVIEDGFYYDMDLGHSITADDLIAIEREMQKIVQEDLPILRKEVGRKEAERIFQDDPYKMELIRELPEDEVISVYEQGEFVDLCRGPHLPSTGRIKAFKLMSVAGAYWRGDSDNKMLQRIYGTAFPKKSQLDEHLLLLEEAKKRDHRKLGKELGLFMFSEEAPGMPFFLPNGMIIRNELEQFARGLQFHRDYDEVRTPLMMNKRLWEMSGHWDHYKDNMYFTQVDETEYALKPMNCPGHMLVYKNSLHSYRELPIRISEFGQVHRHEFSGALNGMMRVRTFCQDDAHIFVRPDQIQEEIKQVIDFISRVYQVFGFEYTIELSTRPEDSMGSEELWEQAESSLQQVLDQLGLPYRINEGDGAFYGPKIDFHILDSLKRSWQCGTIQLDFQFPEKFDLSYIGEDNQKHRPVVIHRAVFGSIERFIGILTEHYGGAFPMWLAPVQVMIIPVSDHYIDYSLKVKKRLESAGIRVNVDVRNEKLGYKIREAGLLKTPYTLVLGEKEMNSDHVSVRKRGEGELGEIAMDQVIERLRNEIDSKEF encoded by the coding sequence ATGTCAATTGTAGTAACGCTGCAGGACGGAAGCAAGAAGGAGTATCCCGCACAAACGACGATGATCCAAATCGCGGAATCCATCCATTCAGGACTGAAGAAAAATGCGGTTGCAGCCAAAGTGGATGGCAAACTTGTGGATTTGAATCGTGAGCTTCGCGAAGATGCGGAAGTAAGCATCATTACACTGGATTCCGAGGACGGATTGTACGTATATCGGCACAGTACGGCCCATCTGATGGCTCAGGCCGTGAAACGGCTATACGGCAGTGAATCTGTTCATCTTGGGGTGGGACCGGTCATTGAGGATGGTTTTTATTACGATATGGATCTGGGGCATTCCATTACGGCCGATGACTTGATTGCCATCGAACGAGAAATGCAGAAGATCGTTCAGGAAGACCTGCCGATCCTTCGCAAGGAAGTGGGGCGTAAGGAGGCTGAACGTATATTCCAAGATGATCCGTATAAAATGGAGCTAATTCGTGAACTACCGGAGGACGAGGTTATTTCGGTATATGAGCAGGGCGAGTTCGTTGACTTATGCAGAGGGCCGCATCTTCCATCCACGGGCAGAATCAAAGCGTTCAAATTAATGAGTGTGGCGGGTGCTTATTGGCGGGGAGACTCCGACAATAAAATGCTGCAGCGAATCTACGGAACGGCGTTTCCCAAGAAGTCGCAGCTGGATGAGCATTTATTGCTGCTAGAAGAAGCCAAGAAACGGGATCATCGGAAGCTGGGAAAAGAGCTTGGCCTCTTTATGTTCTCGGAAGAAGCGCCCGGCATGCCCTTCTTTTTGCCGAACGGGATGATCATTCGCAATGAGCTGGAGCAATTCGCAAGAGGGCTTCAATTCCATCGCGATTACGATGAAGTGCGGACTCCGCTGATGATGAACAAGCGCCTGTGGGAAATGTCCGGTCACTGGGATCACTACAAAGACAATATGTATTTTACGCAAGTAGACGAGACGGAGTATGCGCTGAAGCCGATGAACTGTCCAGGACATATGTTGGTCTACAAAAACTCGCTGCACTCCTACAGAGAGCTGCCCATTCGCATATCCGAATTCGGTCAGGTTCACCGCCATGAGTTCTCAGGCGCTCTTAACGGCATGATGCGGGTGCGCACGTTTTGTCAAGATGATGCGCATATTTTTGTAAGGCCCGATCAGATCCAGGAAGAAATCAAACAGGTTATCGATTTTATCAGCCGAGTGTATCAAGTCTTTGGCTTTGAATATACAATCGAGTTATCGACAAGGCCGGAGGATTCCATGGGCTCCGAGGAACTATGGGAGCAAGCGGAGTCTTCGCTGCAGCAGGTACTGGATCAATTGGGACTGCCGTACCGGATTAATGAAGGGGATGGAGCGTTTTACGGACCCAAAATCGACTTTCATATCCTCGATTCCTTAAAGCGAAGCTGGCAGTGCGGCACCATCCAACTGGATTTCCAGTTCCCTGAAAAGTTCGATCTGTCCTATATTGGAGAAGATAATCAGAAGCATCGGCCGGTTGTCATTCACCGGGCGGTGTTTGGATCCATCGAGCGTTTTATCGGGATCCTTACGGAGCATTACGGCGGGGCTTTCCCGATGTGGCTTGCTCCCGTACAAGTGATGATCATTCCGGTGTCGGATCACTATATCGATTATTCCTTGAAGGTGAAGAAGCGTCTGGAGAGTGCAGGCATCCGGGTGAACGTCGATGTCCGAAATGAAAAGCTGGGTTATAAAATCCGTGAAGCGGGACTGTTGAAAACGCCTTACACGCTTGTCCTTGGCGAGAAGGAAATGAACTCCGATCACGTATCGGTTCGTAAACGGGGCGAGGGCGAGCTTGGCGAGATCGCGATGGATCAAGTCATTGAACGGCTTCGGAACGAGATAGATTCCAAAGAATTTTAA
- a CDS encoding DUF421 domain-containing protein, with protein sequence MDMFIDLGVKLIISFFGLWIITFVTGRKTISQLTPLDFLSSLILSEIVGASLYDDKVKLSHLLFALALWTTMSFLFEKATTHFVKFGYLTEGRAVLLIDNGKLNQKLLDKYDMEYKQLLSMLRRQNIFSLTEVKYAILETDGSLSVMRKPEYEPPTAQDLGIEAKPDPFTVTVVDKGRLLEESMLGKHIEHNEIQSKAREQGFESLEDIAYAEYGDDGKLYVFSKKEVQD encoded by the coding sequence ATGGATATGTTTATCGATTTAGGAGTCAAACTGATCATCAGCTTTTTCGGGCTATGGATCATCACCTTTGTTACTGGGCGCAAAACCATCAGTCAGCTTACACCGCTTGACTTCTTATCTTCCTTAATCCTGAGTGAAATCGTTGGGGCAAGCCTCTATGATGATAAAGTAAAATTGTCCCATCTGTTATTCGCTCTAGCGTTATGGACAACCATGTCTTTCCTCTTCGAGAAGGCAACCACCCACTTTGTCAAGTTCGGCTATTTAACGGAAGGGCGGGCGGTTCTTCTGATCGATAACGGAAAGCTCAACCAAAAGCTGCTCGATAAATACGACATGGAATATAAACAGCTGCTGTCCATGCTCAGACGGCAAAATATTTTCTCATTAACCGAAGTCAAATACGCCATTCTGGAAACGGACGGCTCGCTATCCGTCATGCGCAAACCCGAATACGAGCCGCCGACGGCCCAGGATCTTGGCATCGAAGCCAAGCCGGATCCCTTCACGGTAACGGTTGTCGACAAGGGAAGGCTGCTCGAGGAATCCATGCTGGGCAAGCACATCGAACACAATGAGATTCAATCGAAAGCGCGGGAACAAGGTTTTGAATCCTTGGAAGATATCGCATACGCGGAGTATGGGGATGACGGAAAGCTCTATGTTTTCTCCAAAAAAGAGGTTCAGGATTGA
- a CDS encoding GNAT family N-acetyltransferase — protein sequence MELRQLRTDEFDISTSLSEYAFQYTLTPEQRESNQKHFKPERFWGIFDGEELQAKLTIIPLQVYLQGNTFAMGGIAGVATWPENRRQGHVSTLLKHALQEMKGKGQTLSFLHPFSIPFYRKYGWELFAEYYKYVIPVSKFPRKVEVPGRVVRDVNDIAVLDGMYQAYVSRYNGTLVREEAWWTRFVLQGDNHSVVYYSAEGKPTGYALYELKDKELVCDEFVFLNEEARSALWTFFANHDSRIEQVTMTMVPTDDQLPYMLPDPRVTRETVPYFMARIVDLQSFVEQYAFEAGREAVLTIEVEDSAAPWNAGLWRLSVNGEGKAELSELPSDRGEQADLSTDIQTLSALFTGYKRPQALYSIHRLTGDAKAAAQLETMIPAGQTYLMDFF from the coding sequence ATGGAACTTAGACAATTAAGAACGGATGAATTTGACATCAGCACGAGTTTATCCGAATATGCCTTTCAATATACGCTGACGCCGGAGCAGCGAGAGTCCAATCAGAAGCATTTTAAACCAGAGCGATTCTGGGGAATTTTTGACGGGGAAGAGCTGCAGGCGAAACTGACCATCATTCCGCTGCAGGTCTATTTGCAGGGGAACACTTTCGCGATGGGCGGCATTGCGGGCGTGGCAACATGGCCGGAGAACCGCAGACAGGGACATGTCTCGACGCTGCTTAAGCATGCATTGCAAGAAATGAAGGGCAAGGGACAGACCCTTTCCTTCCTGCATCCGTTCTCGATCCCGTTTTATCGCAAGTATGGCTGGGAATTGTTCGCGGAATATTATAAGTACGTCATTCCGGTGTCCAAATTTCCGCGTAAAGTGGAGGTGCCGGGCCGCGTTGTAAGAGATGTAAACGACATTGCTGTACTGGATGGCATGTATCAGGCCTATGTCAGCCGGTATAACGGTACCCTAGTGCGCGAAGAGGCATGGTGGACAAGATTCGTCCTGCAGGGAGACAATCACAGCGTTGTGTATTATTCTGCCGAGGGCAAACCGACGGGCTATGCGTTATATGAGCTAAAAGACAAAGAACTGGTGTGCGACGAATTTGTTTTCCTGAATGAAGAAGCCCGAAGCGCGCTCTGGACTTTTTTTGCGAACCATGATTCCAGGATCGAGCAGGTGACCATGACGATGGTGCCGACGGATGACCAGCTGCCCTATATGCTGCCGGATCCCCGCGTTACCCGGGAAACGGTTCCTTACTTCATGGCCCGTATCGTGGATTTACAATCCTTCGTGGAGCAGTATGCTTTTGAAGCGGGGCGGGAAGCTGTCCTGACCATCGAGGTGGAGGATTCCGCAGCGCCTTGGAATGCAGGCCTGTGGAGGCTGTCGGTGAATGGAGAGGGGAAAGCGGAACTGTCGGAGCTCCCATCCGATCGAGGGGAGCAGGCGGATCTGTCTACCGACATTCAGACACTGTCGGCCTTGTTTACCGGATATAAAAGACCGCAGGCACTGTATTCCATCCACCGCCTGACCGGAGATGCTAAGGCTGCAGCACAGCTGGAAACGATGATTCCTGCAGGCCAAACCTACCTCATGGATTTCTTTTGA
- a CDS encoding NADPH-dependent FMN reductase, which produces MSKLNIGIILGSTRQGRLSPQVGEWVKRIADERGDANYEIVDIADYKLPLLGEADATEQATAWNTKLASLDGFVFIVQEYNHSISGSLKNALDYAREAWNNKAAGIVSYGSVGGARAAEHLRGILGELSVADVRVHPALSLFTDFENGSVFKPADLHLVNLNGMLDQVLAWSGALKTLR; this is translated from the coding sequence GTGTCCAAATTGAATATCGGTATTATTTTAGGCAGTACCCGTCAAGGTCGTTTAAGTCCGCAAGTAGGTGAATGGGTTAAACGTATCGCTGACGAGCGCGGAGATGCAAACTACGAAATCGTAGATATCGCGGATTACAAGCTTCCGCTTTTGGGCGAAGCCGACGCGACTGAACAAGCAACGGCTTGGAATACCAAACTTGCAAGTTTGGACGGCTTTGTATTCATCGTTCAGGAGTACAACCACAGTATTTCCGGCTCATTGAAGAACGCACTCGATTATGCCCGTGAGGCATGGAACAATAAAGCTGCAGGCATCGTGAGTTACGGTTCTGTTGGCGGCGCACGCGCTGCCGAGCATCTGCGCGGAATCCTGGGCGAGCTGTCCGTAGCGGACGTTCGCGTACATCCTGCCCTCTCGTTATTCACTGATTTCGAGAACGGCTCTGTGTTCAAACCGGCAGATCTGCATCTTGTCAATCTGAATGGCATGCTTGACCAAGTGCTTGCTTGGAGCGGTGCTTTGAAGACGCTGCGCTAA
- a CDS encoding ArsR/SmtB family transcription factor, whose amino-acid sequence MNASPNIAQVASLVSDASRAAIMTVLLDGRYHPAGELAYMANIKPQTASFHLSKMVAANLVAVEKQGRHRYYGIENQEVARIMESLLSITPPVEIRSFNQALEHEAIRHARTCYDHLAGSLGIQLTDSLLSAGILSEVDHQFTVTEKGEGFFKAFQIDLERVKKKRRSFTHRCLDWSERRHHLAGALGHALLERLLELGWVQRIPKTRAVKITPEGKKGLNETFHIDIE is encoded by the coding sequence ATGAATGCGAGTCCGAACATAGCACAGGTAGCCTCACTCGTAAGCGATGCATCGAGAGCGGCCATCATGACCGTCTTATTGGATGGTCGTTACCACCCGGCAGGAGAGCTGGCGTACATGGCAAATATCAAACCGCAAACGGCTAGCTTTCATTTATCCAAAATGGTTGCGGCGAATCTGGTGGCCGTCGAAAAACAGGGAAGGCATCGTTATTACGGAATAGAGAACCAGGAGGTTGCCCGGATCATGGAGAGCCTTCTATCGATAACGCCTCCCGTTGAAATAAGATCATTCAACCAAGCTTTGGAGCACGAAGCCATTCGCCATGCAAGGACTTGCTATGATCATCTTGCGGGGAGTTTGGGAATTCAATTGACGGATTCGCTTCTCAGTGCAGGGATTTTATCCGAAGTGGATCATCAATTTACGGTTACCGAAAAAGGAGAAGGCTTCTTCAAGGCGTTTCAAATCGATCTGGAACGCGTGAAGAAAAAACGCCGATCCTTCACGCACCGATGCTTGGACTGGAGTGAAAGACGTCATCACCTTGCCGGGGCGCTGGGCCATGCGCTGTTGGAAAGACTATTGGAATTGGGTTGGGTGCAACGCATTCCGAAAACAAGGGCCGTTAAAATCACGCCCGAGGGCAAGAAAGGGCTAAACGAAACGTTTCATATTGATATCGAATAG